One stretch of Rana temporaria chromosome 10, aRanTem1.1, whole genome shotgun sequence DNA includes these proteins:
- the RPS9 gene encoding 40S ribosomal protein S9 isoform X2, which produces MPVARSWVCRKTYVTPRRPFEKSRLDQELKLIGEYGLRNKREVWRVKFTLAKIRKAARELLTLDEKDPKRLFEGNALLRRLVRIGVLDEGKMKLDYILGLKIEDFLERRLQTQVFKLGLAKSIHHARVLIRQRHIRTWTSLLKMKLDLARSIWLYHTPCELLTLT; this is translated from the exons ATGCCTGTTGCCAGAAGTTGGGTGTGTCGAAAGACCTATGTCACTCCGCGACGTCCTTTTGAAAAGTCGCGGTTGGACCAGGAGTTGAAATTAATTG GTGAATATGGTCTGCGTAACAAGCGCGAGGTTTGGCGGGTGAAGTTCACCCTTGCAAAGATCCGTAAGGCTGCCAGAGAACTGCTTACTCTAGATGAGAAAGATCCTAAACGTTTGTTTGAAG gaaATGCCCTGCTAAGACGACTGGTGCGTATTGGTGTGTTGGATGAGGGAAAGATGAAGCTTGATTACATTCTGGGCTTAAAAATTGAAGATTTCTTGGAAAGGCGTCTCCAAACACAGGTCTTCAAGTTAGGTTTGGCAAAGTCAATTCACCATGCTCGTGTCCTAATCAGACAGAGGCATATCCG CACATGGACCAGTCTCTTGAAAATGAAGCTTGATTTAGCAAGGTCAATTTGGCTTTACCATACACCTTGTGAACTGCTAACCCTTACCTAA